From one bacterium Scap17 genomic stretch:
- a CDS encoding DUF883 family protein, giving the protein MAMQKIGDHTTSATGANTDQLKEDLRHLSQTVEELLHASAEDSRESMKEARARAQTRLEATRARLSAQGDRLAAGARESVDCADRYVHDNPWTSVGIGAAAGVVVGMLLGRR; this is encoded by the coding sequence ATGGCTATGCAAAAGATCGGCGATCACACCACTTCCGCGACCGGTGCCAACACCGACCAGCTGAAGGAAGATCTGCGCCATCTGTCCCAGACCGTCGAGGAACTGCTGCACGCCTCGGCTGAAGATTCCCGCGAGAGCATGAAGGAAGCCCGCGCCCGCGCCCAGACTCGCCTGGAAGCCACCCGCGCCCGCCTCAGCGCCCAGGGCGATCGCCTCGCCGCCGGCGCGCGCGAATCCGTGGACTGCGCTGATCGCTACGTGCACGACAACCCGTGGACCAGTGTCGGTATCGGCGCGGCCGCCGGTGTCGTCGTCGGCATGCTGCTTGGCCGTCGCTGA
- a CDS encoding MFS transporter, which produces MTTSTSGVAAQDTCGPSQPLSAGGRFTLLAIACLTIMVGTVVAPGLLSIASALEVESHASWLITLPSLGAVLFAPIAGRMIDRVGAYRSLVGGLFLYGVLGAGGALLEGTVVVFADRILLGGVTAVVMAGGTTLISEWYHGHARLAMIAQQGMSIELGGVIFLFVSGVLAGIAWQWPFALYLLAWVLLAMLWMMVPKQSPEAPAEESGNAGGEALSSSLISVYLAAAISLTLFFTAIVMLPMRLNLLGLDEAATGIFLAGISLVAVVAAMLMPKVSRALGEMPTLVLAFLLYAGSLFLFQQAENMTLMSVGAVLSGMGFGFSIPLLNHMTVERSHTSVRGRNLSYLTMAIFLGQFLTSFLEFLPGDGSNVFGAAAVLGLIFAVLYLGVYLLKRDSRSA; this is translated from the coding sequence ATGACGACATCAACGAGTGGAGTGGCCGCGCAGGATACGTGCGGACCCTCACAACCGCTTTCTGCCGGCGGCCGTTTTACGCTGCTGGCCATTGCCTGTCTGACCATCATGGTGGGCACCGTGGTCGCGCCGGGGCTTCTGAGCATCGCCTCGGCGCTTGAGGTGGAGAGCCATGCCAGCTGGCTGATTACCCTGCCATCGCTGGGCGCGGTGCTGTTCGCGCCCATCGCCGGGCGCATGATCGATCGTGTCGGTGCCTATCGCTCGCTGGTGGGCGGGCTGTTCCTGTATGGCGTGCTGGGCGCGGGCGGCGCACTGCTGGAAGGCACCGTCGTCGTGTTTGCCGATCGCATCCTGCTCGGCGGCGTGACCGCCGTGGTGATGGCGGGCGGCACCACGCTGATCTCCGAGTGGTATCACGGCCATGCGCGTCTGGCGATGATCGCCCAGCAGGGCATGTCCATCGAGCTTGGCGGGGTGATCTTCCTGTTCGTCAGTGGTGTGCTGGCGGGTATCGCCTGGCAGTGGCCCTTCGCCCTCTATCTGCTGGCCTGGGTACTGCTGGCCATGCTGTGGATGATGGTGCCGAAACAGTCGCCTGAAGCGCCTGCCGAGGAGAGCGGAAATGCCGGCGGTGAGGCCTTGTCCTCCTCGCTGATCAGCGTCTACCTGGCCGCGGCCATCTCGTTGACGCTGTTCTTCACCGCCATCGTCATGCTGCCGATGCGCTTGAATCTGCTGGGGCTGGATGAAGCGGCCACCGGTATCTTCCTGGCGGGCATTTCGCTGGTCGCGGTGGTCGCGGCGATGCTGATGCCGAAGGTGTCGCGTGCCCTGGGTGAGATGCCGACGCTGGTGCTGGCCTTCCTGCTCTATGCCGGCAGCCTGTTCCTCTTCCAGCAGGCCGAGAACATGACGCTGATGAGCGTCGGTGCCGTGTTGTCCGGCATGGGCTTCGGCTTCTCGATCCCCTTGCTCAACCACATGACGGTGGAGCGCAGCCACACCTCGGTGCGCGGTCGCAATCTCTCCTACCTGACGATGGCGATCTTCCTGGGACAGTTCCTGACGTCCTTCCTGGAGTTCCTGCCCGGTGACGGCAGCAATGTCTTCGGCGCCGCCGCCGTGCTGGGGCTGATCTTCGCGGTGCTCTATCTGGGCGTGTATCTGCTCAAGCGTGACAGCCGCAGCGCCTGA